A window from Ignavibacteriota bacterium encodes these proteins:
- the atpH gene encoding ATP synthase F1 subunit delta: MSEFIISTRYANALMGIAESNNSFTQIVEDMKLINLTLSESKELKKLLGNPIINSQKKKTILNEIFNQHVCSDSVSFLNFLIEKERANLLLDITKRFLSLSDEKLNNANVEIISAVELTKNQKANIEKKLTDMLKKNIIANYKIDNSIIGGFKAKFNDTIIDASIQHQLELLKKRLFDQSYLSN, from the coding sequence ATGAGTGAATTTATAATTTCAACAAGATATGCAAATGCACTTATGGGAATTGCCGAAAGCAATAACTCATTTACGCAAATTGTAGAAGATATGAAACTTATAAATTTAACATTATCTGAATCGAAAGAATTAAAAAAATTATTGGGCAATCCAATTATAAATTCGCAGAAAAAAAAGACAATACTCAACGAAATATTTAATCAGCATGTTTGTAGTGATTCAGTTAGTTTTCTCAATTTTTTGATTGAAAAAGAAAGAGCAAATCTTTTGTTAGATATAACAAAAAGATTTTTGAGTTTATCTGATGAAAAATTAAACAACGCAAATGTTGAAATTATTAGTGCAGTTGAATTAACTAAAAATCAGAAAGCTAACATCGAAAAAAAATTAACAGATATGTTGAAAAAAAATATTATTGCAAATTATAAGATTGATAATTCAATTATTGGCGGATTTAAAGCAAAATTTAATGATACAATTATTGATGCATCAATTCAGCATCAATTAGAATTGTTAAAAAAACGTTTATTTGATCAAAGTTATTTAAGTAATTAA
- a CDS encoding AtpZ/AtpI family protein, with protein MEQNNKLIKSYKEIGPYLGLGTQLAASIILMFFLGKWLDEKLQFYPILTIIFSFIGGFAGIYNVIKSTIELNKKKK; from the coding sequence GTGGAACAAAATAATAAGTTAATTAAATCTTATAAAGAAATTGGACCCTATTTAGGTTTAGGAACACAGTTAGCTGCATCGATAATTTTAATGTTCTTTTTGGGAAAATGGTTAGATGAAAAACTTCAATTTTATCCTATTCTAACAATCATTTTCAGTTTTATTGGCGGCTTTGCCGGAATTTATAATGTAATAAAATCTACAATTGAATTAAATAAAAAGAAAAAGTGA
- the atpB gene encoding F0F1 ATP synthase subunit A: MYSEEIKTVADSLQTSTNTQSESGGTGWIMHHIMDSNSLDFEPFFTIPLPHINLFGFDISITKHIVFMWIAFALLVIIFNFVAKSYKKTLLPKGLSNIMEVLVLFVRDEIAKPTIGKGYEKFLPYLLTVFFFILVCNFLGLLPYGATATSNISVTATLAIISFIVIQAGGMMKNGAFGYFKGLIPHGVPGWLLPIMFVVEILGLFTKPFALAIRLFANMTAGHIVIMALLGLIFILQTFFVAPVSVAFALFIYLLEILVALIQAYIFTMLSSLFIGMAVHQDH; the protein is encoded by the coding sequence ATGTATTCCGAAGAAATTAAAACTGTTGCTGATAGTCTGCAAACCTCCACAAATACACAAAGCGAAAGTGGTGGAACTGGTTGGATAATGCATCATATAATGGATAGTAATTCGTTAGATTTTGAACCGTTTTTTACAATTCCATTACCTCATATTAACTTATTTGGTTTTGATATTTCAATTACGAAACATATCGTTTTTATGTGGATTGCTTTTGCATTATTAGTTATAATTTTTAATTTTGTTGCAAAATCTTATAAAAAAACTCTTTTACCAAAAGGACTTTCCAACATTATGGAAGTACTTGTTTTATTTGTAAGAGATGAAATTGCAAAACCAACAATAGGAAAAGGTTATGAGAAATTTCTTCCTTATCTCTTAACAGTATTTTTCTTTATTCTTGTTTGTAATTTTTTAGGTTTGCTTCCATATGGAGCAACTGCGACAAGTAATATTTCTGTAACAGCTACATTAGCAATAATTTCATTTATTGTTATTCAAGCTGGCGGAATGATGAAAAATGGTGCGTTTGGTTACTTTAAAGGTTTGATTCCGCATGGAGTTCCTGGTTGGTTATTACCAATTATGTTTGTTGTTGAAATTTTAGGATTATTTACAAAACCATTTGCATTGGCAATAAGATTATTTGCAAATATGACAGCCGGTCATATTGTAATTATGGCCTTACTTGGATTGATTTTTATCTTACAAACATTTTTTGTAGCTCCCGTTTCGGTAGCTTTTGCATTATTTATATATTTGCTTGAAATTTTAGTTGCATTAATTCAAGCATATATTTTTACAATGCTGTCATCATTATTTATTGGAATGGCAGTTCATCAAGATCATTAA
- a CDS encoding polymer-forming cytoskeletal protein: MLKKENGYSEDVSILSDGVNIEGKITSNGNVRIDGKINGDVIVKGNLTLGPSAEIKGQVSAKNMTASGKVDGILKIEEKLTLEASSNIKGDIITKILVVVEGAKFDGKSSMTQSPSANSNLQSGTK, encoded by the coding sequence ATGTTAAAAAAAGAAAATGGATATTCCGAAGACGTAAGCATCCTTAGTGATGGAGTTAATATTGAAGGAAAAATTACAAGTAATGGAAATGTTAGAATTGATGGAAAAATAAATGGAGATGTAATTGTAAAAGGAAATCTTACATTAGGTCCTTCTGCAGAAATTAAGGGTCAAGTTTCTGCAAAAAATATGACAGCAAGCGGAAAGGTAGATGGAATATTGAAAATTGAAGAAAAGCTTACTCTAGAAGCTTCTTCAAATATAAAAGGCGATATAATTACAAAAATATTGGTTGTTGTTGAAGGAGCTAAATTTGATGGAAAAAGTTCGATGACACAATCTCCATCAGCAAATTCTAATTTACAAAGTGGAACAAAATAA
- the atpF gene encoding F0F1 ATP synthase subunit B produces the protein MLLYSGGESSGSLLDVNPGLIFWTVVTFVLLLLVLKKMAWKPILNSLNERENFIKQSVEKAETAKKEAELLLEQNKQNLANAESEAQKIIAQGRDYAESLKSQILEESKVEAKKMIDNASLEIERKNAEAFNNLKQEVASIAVNAAEKILRSNLDKEKQEKIVNEFINDLSKN, from the coding sequence ATGTTGCTGTATTCCGGCGGAGAAAGTTCTGGAAGTCTCTTGGATGTAAATCCTGGTTTGATTTTTTGGACTGTTGTAACTTTCGTTTTACTGCTTTTAGTTTTGAAAAAGATGGCTTGGAAACCGATTTTAAATTCTCTAAACGAGCGAGAAAATTTCATAAAACAATCAGTTGAAAAAGCTGAAACTGCTAAAAAAGAAGCTGAATTATTACTTGAGCAGAACAAGCAAAATTTAGCTAATGCTGAAAGTGAAGCTCAAAAAATTATTGCGCAAGGAAGAGATTATGCAGAAAGTTTAAAATCTCAAATACTTGAGGAAAGTAAAGTTGAAGCAAAAAAAATGATTGATAATGCTTCATTGGAAATTGAAAGAAAAAATGCTGAAGCATTTAATAATCTTAAACAAGAAGTTGCTTCCATTGCAGTTAATGCTGCAGAGAAAATTTTAAGAAGCAATTTAGATAAAGAAAAGCAAGAAAAAATTGTTAATGAATTTATAAACGATTTATCAAAGAATTAG
- a CDS encoding F0F1 ATP synthase subunit alpha codes for MMAQVRPDEVSAILRKQLSGFDNEIDIYDVGTVLAVGDGIAQVYGLSQVMASELIEFPNEIIGMVLNLDEDSVGCVIFGDSSLIKEGDQVKRTKRVASIPVGEEFLGRVITPLGIPLDGKGPIQATKYLPIERKALGVVARQPVTEPLQTGIAAVDAMIPIGRGQRELIIGDRQTGKTAVAIDTIINQKYTHSEEANANGIKPVYCVYVAIGQKASTVAQVVNKLEEHGAMAYTTVVSAASSDPAPLQYIAPYSGATLAEYFRDNGKHALAIYDDLSKQAVAYRELSLLLRRPPGREAYPGDIFYLHSRLLERASKLSDKLGGGSLTALPIIETQQGDVSAYIPTNVISITDGQIYLEPNLFNAGVRPAINVGISVSRVGGNAQIKAMKKVAGTLKLDLAQYRELEAFAKFGSDLDQATQRTLAKGERLVELLKQGQYNPIPVEKQVVSIFAATNGFMDSISVKDIKRFQKEMLEYIEVNNKNVFEEIRTKKQLNDEIIENVKKVVTEFISKFKKSE; via the coding sequence ATAATGGCTCAAGTTAGACCTGATGAAGTTTCTGCAATATTGAGAAAGCAATTATCCGGTTTTGATAATGAAATTGATATTTATGATGTTGGAACCGTTTTAGCTGTTGGAGATGGAATTGCTCAAGTTTATGGATTATCTCAAGTTATGGCAAGTGAGCTTATTGAATTCCCTAATGAAATTATTGGAATGGTACTAAATTTAGATGAAGACAGCGTTGGCTGTGTTATTTTCGGTGATAGCTCACTAATAAAAGAAGGTGATCAAGTAAAAAGAACAAAACGAGTTGCTTCTATTCCTGTAGGAGAAGAATTTTTAGGAAGAGTAATTACTCCGCTGGGAATTCCACTTGATGGTAAAGGTCCAATTCAAGCAACAAAATATTTACCGATTGAAAGAAAAGCATTAGGTGTTGTTGCACGTCAACCTGTTACAGAGCCTTTACAAACTGGTATTGCTGCGGTAGATGCAATGATTCCTATTGGTAGAGGGCAAAGAGAATTAATTATTGGCGACAGACAAACCGGTAAAACTGCGGTTGCAATTGATACAATTATAAATCAAAAATATACTCATTCAGAAGAAGCAAATGCAAATGGAATAAAGCCAGTTTACTGTGTTTATGTAGCAATTGGACAAAAAGCATCTACAGTTGCACAAGTTGTAAATAAATTAGAAGAACATGGCGCAATGGCTTATACAACCGTTGTTTCTGCAGCAAGTTCAGATCCCGCACCTTTACAATATATAGCTCCATATTCTGGAGCAACATTAGCTGAATATTTTAGAGATAATGGAAAACATGCACTCGCAATTTATGATGATTTATCAAAACAAGCTGTTGCATATAGAGAACTTTCATTACTTTTAAGAAGACCACCTGGACGTGAAGCATATCCAGGTGATATTTTTTATCTTCATTCAAGATTGTTGGAAAGAGCCTCAAAACTTAGTGATAAATTAGGCGGCGGAAGTTTAACTGCTTTGCCAATTATTGAAACTCAGCAAGGCGACGTATCTGCTTATATTCCGACAAACGTAATTTCTATTACCGATGGACAAATTTATCTTGAACCAAATTTATTTAATGCCGGAGTTCGTCCCGCAATAAATGTTGGTATAAGCGTTTCCCGTGTTGGTGGAAATGCACAAATTAAGGCTATGAAAAAAGTTGCCGGAACTTTAAAATTGGATTTAGCTCAATATAGAGAATTAGAAGCATTTGCAAAATTTGGTTCTGATTTGGATCAAGCAACACAAAGAACTTTGGCAAAAGGTGAAAGATTAGTTGAACTTTTAAAACAAGGTCAATACAATCCAATTCCCGTTGAGAAACAAGTTGTTAGTATTTTTGCCGCAACAAATGGTTTTATGGATAGCATTAGTGTAAAAGATATTAAAAGATTTCAGAAAGAAATGCTTGAATATATTGAAGTAAATAATAAAAATGTTTTTGAAGAAATAAGAACTAAGAAACAATTAAATGATGAAATCATTGAAAATGTTAAAAAAGTAGTTACGGAATTTATTTCAAAGTTTAAGAAAAGCGAATAA
- the atpE gene encoding ATP synthase F0 subunit C yields the protein MEFAYLAAGLGAGLTIFGGALGIGKLAASAMEASGRQPEAAGDIRTSMIIAAALIEGISLFALVICILLALK from the coding sequence ATGGAATTTGCTTATTTAGCTGCTGGTTTAGGAGCCGGATTAACAATATTTGGCGGTGCTTTAGGTATTGGAAAATTAGCTGCATCAGCAATGGAAGCAAGTGGTCGCCAGCCAGAAGCTGCCGGTGATATTAGAACTTCAATGATTATTGCTGCTGCTCTTATTGAAGGTATTTCGCTTTTTGCTCTTGTTATTTGTATACTTTTAGCTCTTAAGTAG